GCAAAGCTTCTCTAGAATGGAGGATTTCAGAATGTCTACCTTCTGGCCCTTGTAATATGAAGTATTTGAAGCTGTGCAAATCCAAGTGTTAATCCTTCTTATTTTGATGGGCCCCTTATTTTAAAATCTATGCAATTAtattttcttaatgtttattgcGTTCTTATTCTGAATCTTAATTTTGTCTGGAGTTACTGGGTAGAACATACCTTTGTACCAGCGGGCCCCATGTTTACGGAATCCTGATGGTTGATCTCATTGGCTCACAGTCGGGAATATGTGGAACATTCCCCGGATTCAGGTGTGGTCTatccatggtggggaccacatttTAGACATTTTGAAACTTTAAATTGCATAAGGatacccacccattgaaaccttcacgaTGGTTTATATGGCTCACTGAGATGTAGTtcagacatccagcccatccattgtggtCACACTAAGTTTCAGTCATCAAAAactcaggttggccccaccatgtggaccatactacatgaaatgctgggaattgaacgcctactgttgaaaacttattgtgtaggggccacagaagttttggatctctgTCTGTGTGACCtgggtgtttggagcatgggattagaCAGGTtcaagtgggatggaattaccaaaatgtaatgcTTACATTGGGTCAGGGATTGTCATCTAATCCCATGGCTTAgaggccatcccacttcatgtttgggaaacggattggctactcatcttgcCACTACTGGTAggtgctttgtgagccccactatgatgtgtgtttcattcatgccggccacccattcttccatgtcattttatggtatgagcccaaaaatgagtttgatccaaatctcaagtggactgcacagttggccctaagaggtttttaatggtgtaattcaatcactactgttttcccatagtgtggtccacctgagatttatatctacctcatttttggggtcaagatctaaaattatattttaagatagatggacggcatggataaatcacatacatcatggtggggtccatatatcACCTACCACTTAGTGGCACGAAATCCAAAGTAGGATGACAGAAACCCTGGCGCTAACACTGATTCCAAGAAGAGGCTTCACAATCCATGTGAGTCCCAGACACgacatcccaactatccttgggATCTTATAACCTACTCTCACCTATTCCCCTTTAAACCCGAACAGgttcaatggcaaataaacatcatcgtgggcctcagaaaggtttcaacggtggacgtcatgatctccactgttttctctgacgtggcccacttaagctttttatacgcttcaattttgggttcatgccctgagcagataaaatgatggacggtgcggataagacacatataatactgtgggccccacagaatttactcaatgAGTTACTCTGTGTACAATCCGCGCTCCTTGCATAGCCTTCCATTCGAAGGAAGCCAAGGCAATCAGGTTGCTGAAGGACGTGGATTGtgcactgagtaaactttgtcaggcccaccatgagtatgtgttttatccatgccgtccatcagtttttccaactcattttagtgcttaagcccaaaatcaaagcatatccaatgctcaagtggaccacaccataagaaaaagtggaAATTAAAcacttattgttgaaaacttcttatcagccacagaagttttggatcaagctgatatttgttttttccccttcactcacttctttgtgaccttatgaacaggttggatgacaaataaacatcactgtaggccgtAGAAAGGTTTTAACGTGGACATCGTAATCCCCCACtcttttctgtgatgtggtccacttgagcttggtctgtgttcaattttggactcatatcCTAAAACGATCTGTaagaaggaatggacggcgtggataatgacacatacatcaaagtggaacCCACAGTTCAGTTACTCACCACAGATCCGCtgttgcttcaattttgggctcatatcctataatgatacgtaaaaacgaatggacgacgtggataatgacccactgttttctgtggtggggtccacttgagctttggatctgcctcattctttggctcataccctaaaatgatctctccaaatggatggaccgtgtggatacaacacacgcatcatggtgggacccacagaacttggtgacgtcacttcagcagtgaAATTACTAATCCGCGTCCGACATAACACATGTGAAAATCACATGATCATACGATCCCCATCATCCGATCTAACCCATTGATTGCAACCGATCAGACCGCTGGGATGGTCGAAAATGGGGAGGCGTGGCATTCTTACGGTCCTCCGATTCGGACCCTTCTCTCGAAATCCATTCTCCCAGTTGTGAGTTTCTTCTCTCGTGCGTCGAAGATGGAGAGATGTGGAGAAGATTCCTGCAAAGCTCTTCTTATAGAGAGATTTGAAAGTTTCTAGCTCTTACTTGTAAAGAGATTACAGCTGAAAGCTTCTTTGAGCAATTTCATCGAACAGGTGAGCTGTTGTTTCTTCGACCGTCGGTCATCATCTGTATGGAATTGACTACTGCCATTCCAAGTTGAAACCCTGCTAACCGTCATCGAACATTTCTTAATCTACTCGTAGATAGATAGTTAGAATCCGATGCTGGTTCTTCCCCACACAATCAAAAGAAACCCTACCCTCCTATTATTTCACCGTCTCCTTTCTcaccattcatcatcatcatggcTCTCCATTCCTGGAAATCCCCTTCTCAAATGGCCATCCCAACCTCAAACCCAAAGCTCCAACAACTACGACAACCACAACGACATATCAcagccacagcagcagcagcaaaaacAAGATCAAGATCCCCTACTCCAAAGAAATACCAAAATAATCTCCAACCTCTTGAAAGACATCTCACACAACCCCACCACTCTCCAATCGGCCTTGGACCAAACCGGGATCGAACCTCACCCGCTCTTACTCCAGAACATTTTCCAATCCTCCCAATTCTCCCCCAAACCCGTCCACGCCCTTTACCTTTGGGCCACCAAACACCCAGATTTTCTCCCTACTCCCTCCCTCTTCAATTCGATAATCGACCTCCTCTCAAAGTCAAGAACCTTTGATTCTGCCTGGTCTCTGATTGTTGACCACCTTCACAGAAATGACCCATCATCCCCCATCTCCATTGACACCTTTGTCATCCTCATTCGTCGGTATGCGCGGGCCGGGATGCCCCAAGCAGCAATCCGCACCTTTGAATTCATGAAGAACTTGGGACCTGCTTGGACGAATTCTAATTCCGACCCGTTGAATCTCCTCTTAGACGCCCTCTGCAAGGAAGGCCATGTGAATGCCGCTTCGTGTCATTTCCAGCAGATTAGGGAAGAGTATGGACCTGGTTGGGTTCCTTCCATCCGCGCCTACAACATCTTACTTAATGGGTATTTCCGTTCGAGGAAGCTCCGTAAGGCCGAACGGCTTTGGGAAGAGATGAAAATGGAGAATGTAGTCCCAACAGTTGTCACCTATGGTACGCTCATTGAAGGGTACTGCCGGATGCGGAGAGTCGAGAGGGCGATTGGGTTGCTGGACGAGATGAAACAGGCTGCTATAGAATTGAACATGGTCATATATAATCCGATTGTCGATGCCTTGGCTGAGGCGAGGAGGTTCAAGGAGGCATTGGGGATGCTCGAGAGAATCTCCGTTTATGGGTTGTCGCCAAACATAGCCACATTCAATTCTCTGGTGAAAGGTTTCTGTAAGGCTGGGGATCTTGTTGGGGCAAGCAAGATCCTTAAGACGATGATCGAGCGGGGGTGTCTTCCGACTTCCACAACGTACAACTATTTCTTCAGGTACTTTATGAAATTTGGGAAGGTTGAAGAGGGCATGAATCTATATACGAAGATGATTGAATCAGGGTACAGTCCAGACCGGCTCACCTACCACTTGCTGATAAAGTTGTTGTGTGAATGCGATAGACTGGATCTGGCGGTGAAGGTTGTGAAGGAGATGAATGTTAGAGGGTGTGATTCAGACCTTGCGACGAGCACCATGTTGGTGCATTTGCTCTGCAGGCTACGTAGATTGGAAGAGGCATGCGTTGAGTTGGAGGCAATGGTTAAGAGAGGGATTGTGCCACAGTACATCACATATCGGATGCTGGCCAAAGAAATGAAGAAATCAGGGATGGTCGAAATGGCACGGAAGTTATCAGATTTGATGGATTCAGTTCCTCACTCCACAAAGCTGCCGGGAACATATAGAGATGGGGAGGAAGGTCCACGCAAGGAGAGGTTAGCTATAATGCGGAAAGCCCAGGTGATGTCAGATGTTCTTAAGATATGCAGAGATCCAAGGGAGCTCAGTAAACGGAGGGGGTCGTCAGAGAATGCAGTGGCGAGCGTGAATCAGTTGATTGCAGATATTCAAAGAAAAGTCTGCACTACATGAAGTGTTGGGTATCAGATCATTTCATAAGATGAGTATTTAGTGCTCGTGGTGAAAACTGGAGTGGTTGGGACTGATGTAGTTGCAGGTTCTCACTTCTCATATCCCATTGGATGTTGAAGCCGGGGGATTTCGGTGACTGACATTTTCCAAGTCCTTGTTATGTTTCAGTAATCAACTTGATCAAGAGGACATACCCGtcaacaatgagagagagagagagagagagagagagagagagagagagaggaaggaaaaaaaaactcgATAAAGATCATACACTtcagaacaagaagaagaagaagagataaaAACCTTGATAAAGAGTAGAGGACATACCTGCCCAAAAAGAAAACCTCGATCAGGAGGACATGACACAAATCCTGTTCACAGAATTCTAGGGGCTGATCTGTTAATTCAATTGGGTGAAATCAAATGAGCAGCTGGTTCTTGTGTACTGGTAAACATTTCTACTGCGATTTGTTGTGCTATTGCTCATGGAATTCTTTATATGATATTCCAGCTTGTTTGATTATTTGCTTATGAAATCATCCATcttctgcattttttttttctttggcttTGGTTCATTTATGGTGGGTATTTGGTTCATTTTCACTGATCTTTCACCACCCTAACGAAGTATATTTTGAAAGATACAAATATGGAAATGATTAGTTAAAGAATAAGGGGATTTGATTAGCCAAATTCATTTTCCTTTCTGCTGATTTCATGACACTCAACTTCAACATGTCTTTAATGAAAGCTTGGTTTGGTTActgcaacacacacacacacacacacacccgcgcgcgcgcgcacacgcatatatatatatatatatatatatatatatatatatatatatatatatattcattcttTATATTTGGTTGTAGACATTGAGCTCCAATAATAGCCATAGCCATAATTGTACAAGTTCCTACTGGTGCAAGTCTGTAAGATTTTGATTTTTACCCTGCAGCTGGTAATGAAGAGCCTTTCtggcatatatatataagccGCCGAAAACCAGCTCAATCGCCAAGACTCTGcatatttataatatttaatattaaaatgatatggagactTGATATTCaatattgggaaaaaaaaaaaaagttaaaaaacttgACTAGTGTATGACTATGGTTTCCACATTCCCATATGCTTCaagattccaaaaaaaaaaaaaaaactccactaCAATATAACTATGTTTTCCACAATCGCATATGATTTTCTGCAACTTCTGCCCACTTCTTTCTTGTTATATGCAATAGCAACTCTTTGATGGGGTTCATCTTGGTGGATTGGGTCAAACCAAGCACTTTAATCAAATATAGATACAACTATACAAACTGCATGGGAAGAACATTGATTGATGGTGTGATTGGTGGTTTCAATGCTTCTGGTCACATGCTATCAACTATCATAGACAGCTTAGCAGACCTGTCCATGCAAACACTCAACTAACACAACTGTGCTATTGAGTCATCCACAAAACTTTGTAGGTTCTTTTAGTTGCAGTATCACCAACCCACACTTATCTACTGCATGTGATCAAAGATGAGgtataaaggggaaaaaaaatctaatcGGAAGTTGGGTCGTTGAGAGTATCTGATTAGATCAAATAACAGGAGAGCATCATTTGGGCTGTCGAATCATGGCGTCACTTCTAAAAAGTAAACCCTGAGCAAATGGCAGACATTCTTGGGTCTCTATTATAGGTGGGTAAAAATAGAATTTAACAGGGCCCATTTGGCTGGTGGGAGTACGAATACTAGGAGTGGTCAATCCAAGATTAGCCTATCTTTTTCTTGTCTGTCATTTTAGACTGGGAGTCACAAATCTTGGAATTTGTAAATCTGTTCTCTGGTTGCTATCCTTAGAGTAGGGTCTTAACTGGAATTTTTGGTTTGGTGGTGGAAATACTTTATGGTGAGGAATATAAACAATGTAAGTTCCTGTGATCGAGAAATTCATTAGACTTATGAGGTATAGCATAGGAATGAATGGTTTtacttagggctgaaagtcaggcgtgttgggttgggttggtgctcaaccctagcccaacccaaggttcctatacctcaaccctaacccaacccaacctcgggttgggaattctcaacccaagcaggctcggtcgggttggccgggttggtcaggtagatatatgctaatattttcattattacattagtctattatattttcaatacacgtcttattttttgtacctaaaattttattaattatatatgtagttatttattgtaaagaagttcattttttctaaacaaacaagctaaaatataggacaactactcctttaaaagtcgtattgtgtatcaagcaatctatttgggagagagaaatccggtgtatcttgttagcttgagtcatcagaaatgacgtggaccaatgaaacccgatggcgttagaatttcatgtgccttcaacacagacgatccgcactcaattataattaatttattaggaatttatatattgatcgggttcaggttgggtcaggcaacccgagcccaacccaagttttattgggttggtgtttgtatggcccaagcctgagaccaaacctgatacatcctgcccacgcccaacccaatgtcgggtcagtcacgggtcggtcgggttgaacccacccaactttcatcCCTAGTCAGAAGATCGATTGCAGTTGTTGGTAAATGTTACTAGAGCATTTAGGGAGGAGTGCTTACTGCTTTGGTTGGAGTCATTAATGTTTTAACTGGTAGATGAATGCCGGACTTGCAGAAAAGATCATAACTATTTCAGGTCACCTAAAAAACAAGGGAACATTTGAAAGAATCTCTGGTTACTGTGAACAGGATGACTTCCATTATCCATGGCTGTGGCTACCATCTTACGATGACTTGGAAACAGGAAGGGTAATTATCAATCATTATTGAGAAATTCAAACAGGACATGTGAAAACGATAACAAGATCTCTTCACAGCACATGTACAACCAAGACAACTGTGCAGGATTGGgattgttcatcaggtgggcccaccatgaactcACACTGGCCAAAAATAGGTGAGTCCTCTAATCAGCAGTGCTAATCTGGGTTGTTGGCAATTATATTTAACCATTTTATTGttagcatgtggcccacctgatgagagtGGGGCCCTGATTTGCGTCCGCATTTTTGTGGCCACCTGTTGGAAGGCCTTGATCTTGCAAACTGCTGATGCTTTCATGTTTGCTGTGTAGAAATTCTCAATCTTCTTCATGTGAGTCCAAGCACTTATTACACTACTTGATGTATTTAGTTTAGACAGATTATTTCTTTATGGAAGGATTTGCAACAAAAAAAACTATGGAACATGTATTTGCAACCATTGATAATTAATGTTGTGGTTATTTGAAAACTCAATTTTTTATGTGGTTATTTGCAAATATCTCATGCAAGAATCTGCAAAATCTCCCATTTTATTTTGTGGAATGATCACATTCATTCAAATGTGGGTAagttcctatgtggggcccatcatgatgtttatatgccatccagccaTTCGTCCATCAGATGCATTCATGTGACCAAGAGCCCAAAAGACTTCCTaatccaaactcaggtgggccacaacctaGGGAACAACAGCAAGCAATGAGAGAGCTACTCCATAAAAATTATGGAATTTTTTGTGGGGGCACATGTGTGTTTATATGCTCATCAGATGAAccccaccaagatgaagggacaCTTCAAAAATTGGGCCATTCAAtatctcaggtgggccagaccacgTGAATttgattttacattgttttcaCATGGTGTGGTTTTGCATCTGTATGACTTTAGGGATGTTTGGTGAGCATGAGGCCAGATAGAAGAAATCAAATCAGTATAAAATTGAGTAATGAATCATCATATTGCTAGCTAGATGTTTCCtttagtgcctgcatatcaacctTCACTCTCAGCCAGATCATCCAAGTGCATCTCTAAAAATCAACGGCATAGGATTTCTCAATTTGGTATATTTGTAAATGGACCAACCCAAGGAAGACCATGGATGACAGTGGACATtgtatgaatggtatggattaatGAATATGGgacaatggaccccacttgtgcaACTGTAAGCCTGTTGAAGAGGACTTGTACCACAAGCACTAGCATTTTTCCTTCAAACGAGCAATGGAATGGAAGGCCCACCAATTGTAATACAGGCCGTTTGTTTTACAGGGCCCATTATCTAATGGCTTGTGCAGCAGTATCTCCCTATACCCATCTGATAATCCTGATTCTTAGCTAGGGGTGGcattgagtgtgtgtgtgtgtgtatatacacacacacacacacactctttgATTGCATTTCATACCGTTGATCGGCCCTGCCGGACAACGGCTAGGGCTGACCTctaatcctagccatctgatgaaATGATCTAAAACCAACGTAGACGTTGAGCAGGGGATAGAGTTAGGTTTTTTATCTCATCTTTTTTTCTGTTAATATCTCTCGTACACATGTCGGGCCCATCGtatcaatggctaggatcaaTAGAACGTCGGCCATCCATGCACATCttgattcggtagtgacccctccggTACCGACCCGAGGTCAGTTCTTAGGGCCCTgcgatgatgcatgtgttctatccatgccgtccatccattttttttcatgtcattttagggaatgagaccaaaaatgaggtagatccaaatctcaggtggaccacaccacaag
This region of Magnolia sinica isolate HGM2019 chromosome 1, MsV1, whole genome shotgun sequence genomic DNA includes:
- the LOC131239910 gene encoding pentatricopeptide repeat-containing protein At5g11310, mitochondrial, encoding MLVLPHTIKRNPTLLLFHRLLSHHSSSSWLSIPGNPLLKWPSQPQTQSSNNYDNHNDISQPQQQQQKQDQDPLLQRNTKIISNLLKDISHNPTTLQSALDQTGIEPHPLLLQNIFQSSQFSPKPVHALYLWATKHPDFLPTPSLFNSIIDLLSKSRTFDSAWSLIVDHLHRNDPSSPISIDTFVILIRRYARAGMPQAAIRTFEFMKNLGPAWTNSNSDPLNLLLDALCKEGHVNAASCHFQQIREEYGPGWVPSIRAYNILLNGYFRSRKLRKAERLWEEMKMENVVPTVVTYGTLIEGYCRMRRVERAIGLLDEMKQAAIELNMVIYNPIVDALAEARRFKEALGMLERISVYGLSPNIATFNSLVKGFCKAGDLVGASKILKTMIERGCLPTSTTYNYFFRYFMKFGKVEEGMNLYTKMIESGYSPDRLTYHLLIKLLCECDRLDLAVKVVKEMNVRGCDSDLATSTMLVHLLCRLRRLEEACVELEAMVKRGIVPQYITYRMLAKEMKKSGMVEMARKLSDLMDSVPHSTKLPGTYRDGEEGPRKERLAIMRKAQVMSDVLKICRDPRELSKRRGSSENAVASVNQLIADIQRKVCTT